A window from Aquabacterium sp. NJ1 encodes these proteins:
- a CDS encoding bifunctional diguanylate cyclase/phosphodiesterase, translating into MSLPSLMADQNLDEQPKVLLVDDDEVNLLLTSIALRERGFAITEASSGEQALHLMADLLPDVVVLDAVMPGLDGFATCQELRHLPGFESLPVLMLTGLDDEASITRAYEVGATDFFVKCTQWSLLAGRLRYLLRASRTRYELERSKAKLARAQDLARMGSFDWRKGAGDIAFSLEGLRVFGMGQGDRLGLRQIVRMMPAEERRAFQRVLREVIDHGTVLCNDVQVGLTDGRQRILHVEAEPEFNEQANLIGYTGIVQDVTDRRVAEDKIKHLANFDTLTGLPNRRQVFWRSERAIEHAKRLNHCVALLQVGLDRFKIINENLGHHAGDELLIEVSRRLRSCVRHSEQVMEGNLDIGSGQRVHRTLEAVGRLGADEFVVLLPEISSEQEAMDTARLILDALREPMMAAGQECFITASVGVAVFPAHGLSVADLLRNADVAMDLAKTQGRNTAQLYDPQLASKGRVRLDLDTALHKALERKELVLYYQPKIDVRTSRMVGAEALMRWQRGTQLVPPGDFIPLAEATGLINEMSLWAIEEAAKQAKEWERKFGFDASIAVNLPSRLFEQADLVEKIEAILSRLGVEPRAIELEITETGLMKDLQGVVPSLHRLNQLGTEISIDDFGTGYSSLAYLTTLPISELKIDRSFVRDLGDTPQSGAVVSAIIALARALGLRVIAEGVENVTQMEVLYNLGCHICQGFLFARPMPASQVEQWLLDTQSGQTLPRIAGGLVGTDPTATRISGSR; encoded by the coding sequence ATGAGTCTCCCCTCCCTCATGGCCGATCAGAACCTCGACGAACAACCCAAGGTCCTGCTGGTTGACGACGATGAAGTCAACCTGCTGCTGACCTCGATCGCCCTGCGGGAACGCGGCTTTGCCATCACGGAGGCCAGCTCCGGCGAGCAAGCCCTGCACTTGATGGCCGACCTGCTGCCCGACGTGGTGGTGCTGGATGCGGTCATGCCCGGCCTGGACGGCTTTGCCACCTGCCAGGAATTGCGGCACCTGCCCGGTTTCGAATCCCTGCCCGTGCTGATGCTGACGGGCCTGGACGACGAAGCCTCGATCACCCGCGCCTACGAAGTCGGCGCCACGGACTTTTTCGTCAAGTGCACCCAATGGAGCCTGCTGGCCGGGCGCCTGCGCTACCTGCTGCGTGCCTCCCGCACCCGCTACGAGCTGGAGCGCAGCAAGGCCAAACTGGCCCGCGCACAAGACCTTGCCCGCATGGGCAGCTTCGACTGGCGCAAGGGCGCGGGCGACATCGCCTTCTCACTTGAAGGCCTGCGCGTCTTCGGCATGGGCCAGGGCGACAGACTCGGCCTGCGCCAGATCGTGCGCATGATGCCGGCCGAAGAGCGGCGAGCCTTCCAGCGCGTGCTGCGCGAGGTGATCGACCATGGCACGGTGCTGTGCAACGACGTGCAAGTTGGCCTCACCGATGGCCGCCAGCGCATCCTGCACGTGGAGGCCGAGCCCGAATTCAACGAGCAGGCCAACCTGATCGGCTACACCGGCATCGTTCAGGACGTGACCGACCGCCGCGTGGCCGAAGACAAGATCAAGCACCTGGCCAATTTCGACACGCTCACCGGCCTGCCCAACCGCCGCCAGGTGTTCTGGCGCAGCGAACGCGCCATCGAGCATGCCAAGCGCCTCAACCATTGCGTGGCCCTGCTGCAAGTCGGCCTGGACCGCTTCAAGATCATCAACGAGAACCTGGGCCACCACGCCGGTGACGAACTGCTGATCGAGGTCTCGCGCCGCCTGCGCAGTTGCGTGCGCCACTCCGAGCAGGTCATGGAGGGCAACCTGGACATCGGCAGTGGCCAGCGCGTGCACCGCACGCTCGAAGCCGTGGGCCGCCTGGGTGCCGATGAATTCGTGGTGCTGCTGCCCGAGATCAGCAGCGAGCAGGAGGCCATGGACACCGCGCGCCTCATCCTGGATGCGCTGCGCGAACCCATGATGGCCGCCGGCCAGGAATGCTTCATCACCGCCAGCGTGGGCGTGGCCGTGTTCCCGGCCCATGGCCTGAGCGTGGCCGACCTGCTGCGCAATGCCGACGTGGCCATGGACCTGGCCAAGACCCAGGGCCGCAACACCGCCCAGCTGTATGACCCGCAACTGGCCAGCAAGGGCCGCGTGCGCCTGGACCTGGATACCGCCCTGCACAAGGCCCTGGAGCGCAAGGAACTGGTGCTGTACTACCAGCCCAAGATCGACGTGCGCACCAGCCGCATGGTGGGCGCTGAAGCCTTGATGCGCTGGCAGCGCGGCACCCAGCTGGTGCCGCCTGGCGACTTCATCCCGCTGGCCGAGGCCACCGGCCTGATCAACGAGATGAGCCTGTGGGCCATCGAAGAAGCGGCCAAGCAGGCCAAGGAATGGGAAAGGAAGTTCGGCTTCGATGCCTCGATCGCCGTCAACCTGCCCAGCCGCCTGTTCGAACAAGCTGACCTGGTCGAAAAGATCGAGGCCATCCTGTCACGCCTGGGCGTGGAGCCCCGTGCCATCGAGCTGGAAATCACCGAAACCGGCCTGATGAAGGACTTGCAAGGCGTCGTGCCCTCGCTGCACCGCCTCAACCAACTGGGCACCGAGATCTCGATCGACGACTTCGGCACGGGCTATTCGTCCCTGGCCTACCTGACCACCTTGCCCATCAGCGAACTCAAGATCGACCGATCCTTCGTGCGCGACCTGGGTGACACGCCCCAGAGCGGCGCCGTGGTGTCCGCCATCATCGCGCTGGCCCGTGCGCTGGGCTTGCGCGTCATCGCCGAGGGCGTCGAGAACGTGACCCAGATGGAAGTGCTCTACAACCTGGGCTGCCACATCTGCCAGGGCTTCCTGTTCGCGCGCCCCATGCCCGCCAGCCAGGTCGAGCAATGGCTGCTGGACACACAGTCCGGCCAGACCTTGCCGCGCATCGCCGGTGGGCTGGTCGGCACGGACCCCACCGCCACAAGGATCAGCGGCTCACGTTGA
- a CDS encoding ATP-binding protein: protein MSEYVGAHPLWLSNWPEDASCQDADLGRLAYCLQQKVACGEALDLPWPQGLQGVSAQGQGWRCAVQAEPRWGDQGQFLGFRGVLQMMQPAVAAADQAQQAASALSRAEAEDAAQNAQMREAEQEVLRYALSHDLRAPLRVVEGFTRIVKEDYGRAMDRLGNDHLDRVLTAAARMNGMIDAILAQAQLAAEPLQRVGIDMTALAREIGSEQSALVNAGCAAAELVVAEGMHEDADPLLVRRVLENLISNALKYSAKVAQPRVEVGVMPATNPAVFFVRDNGAGFDMQHADKLFGMFQRLHSAKEFPGTGVGLAGVQNIVRRHGGRIWAEARPGEGACFYFTLMGTVEAQQRAQRPE from the coding sequence TTGTCCGAATACGTTGGCGCACATCCACTGTGGTTGTCCAACTGGCCTGAGGATGCTTCATGCCAGGATGCGGATCTGGGGCGTCTGGCCTATTGCCTGCAGCAAAAAGTGGCTTGCGGGGAGGCCTTGGACCTGCCTTGGCCCCAGGGGCTGCAGGGCGTGAGCGCGCAGGGGCAGGGCTGGCGTTGCGCCGTTCAGGCCGAGCCCCGCTGGGGCGACCAGGGTCAGTTTCTGGGGTTCCGAGGCGTGTTGCAGATGATGCAGCCTGCTGTGGCCGCGGCCGATCAGGCTCAACAAGCTGCCAGCGCGCTCTCCCGCGCCGAGGCCGAGGATGCGGCCCAGAATGCCCAGATGCGCGAGGCCGAGCAGGAGGTGCTGCGTTATGCCCTGTCGCACGACCTGCGCGCACCCTTGCGTGTGGTGGAGGGCTTCACCCGCATCGTCAAGGAAGACTATGGCCGGGCGATGGACCGCCTGGGCAACGATCACCTGGACCGCGTGCTGACAGCCGCGGCACGCATGAACGGCATGATCGACGCGATCCTGGCGCAGGCCCAACTGGCCGCCGAGCCCTTGCAGCGTGTGGGCATCGACATGACCGCCCTGGCGCGTGAAATCGGCTCGGAGCAGTCGGCGCTGGTCAATGCGGGTTGCGCGGCGGCCGAACTGGTGGTGGCCGAGGGCATGCATGAAGATGCCGACCCGCTGCTGGTGCGGCGCGTGCTTGAAAACCTGATCAGCAATGCCCTGAAGTACAGCGCCAAGGTGGCGCAACCGCGCGTGGAAGTGGGTGTCATGCCGGCAACCAACCCGGCGGTGTTCTTTGTGCGCGACAACGGTGCCGGCTTTGACATGCAGCACGCGGACAAGCTGTTTGGCATGTTCCAGCGGCTGCACAGCGCCAAGGAGTTCCCCGGCACGGGCGTGGGGCTGGCGGGGGTCCAGAACATCGTGCGCCGGCATGGTGGGCGCATCTGGGCCGAGGCCCGTCCGGGCGAGGGCGCCTGTTTCTACTTCACCTTGATGGGCACGGTTGAGGCGCAGCAGCGCGCCCAGCGCCCGGAGTGA
- a CDS encoding response regulator: MNQKGKILVVDDDRLVLATLTHGLAQAGYEVIDADNGDDAILLARQHKPELALLDIRMEGKSGFDVAVYLREYCQIPFMFLSAFADEATIKQVKELGALTYLVKPLDIQQIVPAVEAAFANRAKTHAPAAPAVVASPVAAPAATPTSTPTPATQAAAPAVTAPVDPLAQNVAIAVGIVMHRNSLDRQQAMAKLVQQAQQEGRTLEAQCERLLNAQEVLAGLGSL; encoded by the coding sequence GTGAATCAAAAAGGCAAGATTCTGGTGGTGGATGACGACCGGCTGGTGTTGGCCACGCTGACCCACGGTCTCGCGCAAGCGGGCTACGAAGTCATTGACGCCGACAACGGGGATGACGCCATCTTGCTGGCCCGCCAGCACAAGCCCGAACTGGCCTTGCTGGACATCCGCATGGAAGGCAAATCCGGCTTTGACGTGGCCGTTTACCTGCGCGAGTACTGCCAGATCCCCTTCATGTTCCTGTCCGCTTTTGCCGATGAGGCCACGATCAAGCAGGTCAAGGAACTGGGCGCGCTGACCTACCTGGTCAAGCCTCTGGACATCCAGCAGATCGTGCCGGCCGTGGAGGCCGCCTTTGCCAACCGGGCCAAGACCCATGCACCGGCGGCGCCTGCTGTGGTGGCATCCCCTGTGGCTGCGCCCGCCGCGACGCCAACGTCCACCCCGACACCAGCCACGCAGGCTGCTGCGCCGGCAGTCACGGCACCTGTAGACCCACTGGCGCAGAACGTGGCCATCGCCGTGGGCATCGTCATGCACCGCAATTCGCTGGACCGCCAGCAGGCCATGGCCAAGCTGGTTCAGCAGGCCCAGCAGGAAGGCCGCACACTGGAAGCCCAGTGCGAGCGCCTGCTCAATGCACAGGAAGTGCTGGCCGGCCTGGGTTCGCTCTGA
- a CDS encoding diguanylate cyclase, whose translation MPTPPNTPSSSLTPAQLAKAALKRLAEQRLEPTPDNYRKAYEAESGVPSSPTTTPDRPADKAATLNESQQDNDDGERWSNLITRILRGAERGGRQWTTARKKDSLKRVLDGSKSSATRLHQRLTQLVGSWDSDTLDNSLLEGDEAAADTPATSTEDKAAAPAQASAASTAAPLITTPDATLASTPAITSSWPELARHAIDQLADTVAAALPPQQAQSEEAIRTIESVLDQTRDTTVPDEQHAHIKSEISLACEQARRVIEHRYHLIDQLTGLCTALTDSLAELSEDDSWVQGQCLAMRHQLADGLNSRGVRHIQQLLAETREKQIALKQEREAARQALKQLIHQMLHEIAELGSTTDRFHTNLGRYADTIGEADSLESLAGVVREMVAESRTVQAVVSQTQTRLNDEHARASELTERVRQLEDEIRKLSDEVSTDPLTQIANRRGMMRAFETEQAKMQRDGTTLAIGLLDVDNFKKLNDTLGHQTGDEALKFLARRVGELLRPVDVVARYGGEEFVVLLPATGLDEAQQVLTRLQRTLSAEFFEHEDKKVFITFSAGVTLYRAGEAIEATLDRSDVALYEAKRTGKNRTCMN comes from the coding sequence ATGCCCACACCGCCCAACACGCCAAGCAGCTCACTCACCCCTGCCCAACTGGCCAAGGCCGCACTCAAGCGCCTGGCCGAACAGCGGCTGGAGCCCACCCCTGACAACTACCGCAAGGCTTACGAGGCCGAGTCAGGCGTGCCCTCCTCGCCCACCACCACGCCAGACAGGCCCGCGGACAAGGCCGCCACGCTCAACGAGTCCCAGCAGGACAACGATGACGGTGAACGCTGGTCCAACCTGATCACCCGCATCCTGCGTGGTGCGGAACGGGGCGGCCGTCAATGGACCACCGCCCGCAAGAAGGACAGCCTCAAGCGCGTACTCGATGGCAGCAAGAGCTCGGCCACGCGCCTGCACCAGCGCCTGACCCAGCTCGTCGGCAGCTGGGACAGCGACACGCTGGACAACAGCCTGCTGGAAGGCGACGAGGCCGCCGCCGACACGCCGGCCACATCCACTGAAGACAAGGCCGCTGCACCGGCGCAGGCCAGCGCGGCGTCCACCGCTGCGCCTTTGATCACGACACCCGACGCCACGCTGGCATCCACGCCCGCCATCACCTCGTCCTGGCCCGAGCTGGCTCGCCACGCCATCGACCAACTCGCCGACACGGTGGCGGCCGCCCTGCCCCCGCAGCAGGCGCAGTCGGAAGAAGCCATCCGCACCATTGAGTCCGTGCTGGATCAAACCCGCGACACCACCGTGCCCGATGAGCAGCACGCGCACATCAAGTCCGAGATCAGCCTGGCTTGCGAGCAGGCACGGCGCGTCATCGAGCACCGCTACCACCTGATCGACCAGTTGACTGGGCTGTGCACCGCCCTGACCGACAGCCTGGCCGAGTTGTCTGAAGACGACTCCTGGGTGCAAGGCCAATGCCTGGCCATGCGCCACCAGTTGGCCGATGGGCTCAACAGCCGCGGCGTGCGCCACATCCAGCAGTTGCTGGCCGAGACCCGTGAGAAGCAGATCGCACTCAAGCAGGAACGCGAAGCGGCCCGCCAGGCGCTCAAGCAGTTGATCCACCAGATGCTGCACGAGATCGCCGAACTGGGCAGCACCACCGACCGCTTCCATACCAATTTGGGCCGCTATGCCGACACCATCGGTGAGGCCGACAGCCTGGAGAGCCTGGCCGGCGTGGTGCGCGAAATGGTGGCAGAAAGCCGCACCGTGCAGGCCGTGGTGTCGCAGACGCAAACCCGCTTGAACGACGAGCACGCCCGCGCCAGCGAGCTGACCGAACGCGTTCGCCAGCTGGAAGACGAGATCCGCAAGCTGTCTGACGAGGTCTCGACGGACCCGCTGACCCAGATCGCCAACCGGCGCGGCATGATGCGCGCGTTCGAGACCGAGCAGGCCAAGATGCAACGCGACGGGACCACGCTGGCCATCGGCTTGCTGGACGTCGACAATTTCAAGAAACTCAACGACACCCTGGGCCACCAGACGGGCGACGAAGCCCTGAAATTCCTGGCCCGCCGCGTGGGCGAATTGCTGCGCCCCGTTGATGTCGTGGCGCGCTATGGCGGCGAAGAGTTCGTGGTGCTGCTGCCAGCCACTGGCCTGGATGAGGCCCAGCAGGTGCTGACCCGCCTTCAACGCACGTTGAGCGCCGAGTTCTTCGAGCATGAAGACAAGAAGGTGTTCATCACCTTCTCGGCCGGGGTCACGCTCTACCGCGCAGGCGAAGCCATCGAGGCCACGCTGGACCGCTCGGACGTGGCCTTGTACGAGGCCAAGCGCACCGGCAAGAACCGCACCTGTATGAACTGA
- a CDS encoding response regulator, with protein MMLLLALAAVAAATWNWGLSGLGLTVTVLASTGIGLMARRPLQPAGDQPSSTQPPQNTELSADAVAQATQPLSQPPASPPPNEPTPNDDAQRQLELSRRIAEAAHTAPNLAQALHRVGEALHQHLGSRGWICLRVEGWNGESALLRPWMDTGSDGNDMIDVSAIAATHRDERPLGEALSKLSPQMADIPRSPDSNCPWRLNGTQSVVAMPISIEGWPLALLEFDDPSASQTDCAAVLEIAAIQLGFVAQRDANLAHMASNAEHLSRLTLVATRISSGVAITDRDGNIEWINSAFVALTGWPEERVIGRRLPELLAQEVSDPATVTELEDHISRGVPFRLSYESGRQGSQSITRYWGEIDAIQMLDETGGRSQYVCLFNDITKRKSQEHIRDQEREFLEALLGNLPVSLFVLDPVNLNVVAINRYTEIEFKLQRDQVVGRSIEHALGKSVLGMTQPYMQEAIESGLTVEHDFTWSGEAGTRVVNARHFALRHSNGRPRLLISLVRDITSSRQAQADLEESERRFRELVESMDDSVYVATQSRERYIYLSPRTEALLGIPNEEMQAQPSRVRDMVVPEDLHLLVEQEAHEQANEPTDALLRLVVPGKGLRWIRHRTRARRLPDGQSRIYGLVSDVTEDHNQALELQRARDLAEAASQAKSQFMANMSHEIRTPMNGILGMTELLLGTPLNDKQRRFAQAVYRSGESLLEIINDILDFAKIEAGRLELATCDFVLRTLVEDTLELMAPRAHEKGLELSFREQPGLPAVIHGDPLRLRQILTNLVANAIKFTEHGEVVVDIRRAIGGTVSLHNGDIPNGIELEFMVRDTGIGIPSEVIPRLFSAFVQANGGMARRYGGTGLGLAISKQLVELMGGYIEAHSAPGVGSEFVFRVPVRVGDTQVDMAMLEEPEMPSFNVLVVDDNDTNRTVIENMLTAWGMNVTQATNGREALNILMANPNQDAEFELALVDMNMPELDGLGLAEALRSSGRYPHIKMILLSSVSSPDDVRRAQEAGFQRFVAKPLRKAELRQAILGISAELGSDVAHEAIRICKSVLVVEDNSVNQEVCSQMLRRLGCEVKVANSALEGLRKLGEYRFDLVLMDIQMPGMDGVEALSWFRRGSTTRFKFLTPSDTPVIAVTANALEGDEQRFLDLGFDDYLSKPFRQSQLQKILIEHTHPDGLASGMANEEPSTVPMALRDVADAQRDTQAGALPTAEPHDEPSEPTVPAALEPLAAAPASAVADHSDLFDAEALRRLRELDPRGDNRLIERVAKAFETSVGRLLPQLDEAFKMNDSAAIMHVAHTLKSSSASIGALKLSQMCAEIETMIRRQTGEDLSTRIREVPIEADRVLLGLRQMLET; from the coding sequence ATGATGCTCCTTCTGGCGCTTGCAGCCGTGGCCGCTGCAACCTGGAACTGGGGGCTCAGCGGTCTGGGCCTGACCGTGACCGTGCTGGCCTCCACCGGCATCGGCCTCATGGCGCGTCGGCCTCTGCAGCCCGCGGGTGATCAGCCCAGCAGCACCCAGCCACCGCAAAACACGGAGTTGTCCGCCGATGCCGTGGCCCAGGCCACGCAGCCCCTGTCTCAACCACCTGCATCCCCGCCGCCCAACGAGCCCACCCCGAACGACGACGCCCAGCGCCAGCTGGAGCTCAGCCGCCGCATCGCAGAGGCCGCCCACACCGCCCCCAATCTGGCCCAGGCCCTGCACCGGGTGGGCGAAGCCCTGCACCAGCACCTGGGCTCGCGCGGCTGGATCTGCCTGCGTGTGGAGGGCTGGAACGGTGAGTCGGCCTTGCTGCGGCCCTGGATGGACACCGGCAGCGATGGCAACGACATGATCGACGTGTCGGCCATTGCCGCCACGCACCGCGATGAACGCCCCCTGGGTGAGGCGCTGAGCAAGCTCTCGCCCCAGATGGCCGACATCCCCCGCTCCCCTGACAGCAATTGCCCGTGGCGCCTGAACGGCACCCAGAGCGTGGTGGCCATGCCCATCTCGATCGAAGGCTGGCCCCTGGCCCTGCTCGAATTCGACGACCCCAGCGCCAGCCAGACGGATTGCGCCGCCGTGCTGGAGATCGCCGCCATCCAGCTCGGCTTCGTGGCCCAGCGCGATGCCAACCTGGCCCACATGGCCAGCAACGCCGAACACCTCAGCCGCCTGACCCTCGTGGCCACGCGCATCAGCAGCGGCGTGGCCATCACCGACCGCGACGGCAACATCGAGTGGATCAACAGCGCCTTCGTGGCCCTGACCGGCTGGCCGGAAGAGCGCGTCATCGGCCGCCGCCTGCCCGAACTGCTCGCCCAGGAAGTCAGCGACCCGGCCACGGTCACGGAACTGGAAGACCACATCTCGCGTGGCGTGCCCTTCCGCTTGTCGTACGAATCCGGCCGCCAGGGCTCGCAGAGCATCACGCGCTACTGGGGCGAGATCGACGCCATCCAGATGCTGGACGAGACCGGTGGCCGCAGCCAGTACGTCTGCCTGTTCAACGACATCACCAAGCGCAAGTCGCAGGAGCACATCCGCGACCAGGAGCGCGAGTTCCTCGAAGCCCTGCTGGGCAACCTGCCGGTCAGCCTGTTCGTGCTGGACCCGGTCAACCTCAATGTGGTGGCCATCAACCGCTACACCGAGATCGAATTCAAGCTGCAGCGCGACCAGGTCGTGGGCCGCTCCATCGAGCATGCGCTGGGCAAGTCCGTGCTGGGCATGACCCAGCCTTATATGCAAGAGGCCATCGAATCGGGCCTGACGGTCGAGCACGATTTCACCTGGTCCGGCGAAGCCGGCACGCGGGTGGTCAATGCTCGGCACTTCGCCCTGCGCCACAGCAATGGCCGCCCTCGCCTGCTGATCTCGCTGGTGCGCGACATCACATCGTCCCGCCAGGCCCAGGCCGACCTGGAAGAGTCCGAACGGCGCTTCCGCGAGCTGGTCGAGTCCATGGACGACTCGGTGTACGTGGCCACGCAATCGCGCGAGCGCTACATCTACCTGAGCCCGCGCACGGAGGCCCTGCTGGGCATTCCGAATGAAGAGATGCAGGCCCAGCCCAGCCGGGTGCGCGACATGGTCGTGCCCGAGGACCTCCACCTGCTGGTCGAGCAAGAGGCACACGAGCAAGCCAACGAGCCCACCGACGCGCTGCTGCGCCTGGTCGTGCCTGGCAAGGGCCTGCGCTGGATCCGCCACCGCACCCGCGCCCGCCGCCTGCCCGATGGCCAATCGCGCATCTACGGCCTGGTGTCCGACGTCACGGAAGACCATAACCAGGCGCTGGAGCTGCAACGTGCCCGCGACCTGGCCGAAGCCGCCAGCCAGGCCAAGAGCCAGTTCATGGCCAATATGAGCCACGAGATCCGCACGCCCATGAACGGCATCCTGGGCATGACGGAACTGCTGCTGGGCACGCCGCTCAACGACAAGCAGCGGCGCTTTGCCCAGGCGGTCTACCGCTCCGGCGAGAGCCTGCTGGAGATCATCAACGACATCCTGGACTTCGCCAAGATCGAAGCCGGCCGCCTGGAACTGGCCACCTGCGACTTCGTGCTGCGCACCCTGGTGGAAGACACCCTGGAGCTGATGGCCCCGCGCGCCCACGAAAAAGGCCTGGAGCTGAGCTTCCGCGAACAACCCGGCCTGCCCGCGGTCATCCACGGCGACCCGCTGCGCCTGCGCCAGATCCTGACCAACCTCGTGGCCAACGCCATCAAATTCACCGAACACGGCGAAGTGGTGGTGGACATCCGCCGCGCCATTGGCGGCACCGTGAGCCTGCACAACGGCGACATCCCCAACGGCATCGAGCTGGAATTCATGGTGCGCGACACCGGCATCGGCATCCCATCCGAGGTGATCCCCCGCCTGTTCAGCGCCTTCGTGCAGGCCAATGGCGGCATGGCGCGCCGTTATGGCGGCACGGGCCTGGGCCTGGCCATCTCCAAGCAGTTGGTCGAGCTGATGGGGGGCTACATCGAGGCGCACAGCGCACCTGGCGTGGGCTCGGAGTTCGTGTTCCGCGTGCCGGTGCGCGTGGGCGACACCCAGGTCGACATGGCCATGCTGGAAGAGCCCGAGATGCCCTCTTTCAACGTGCTGGTGGTGGACGACAACGACACCAACCGCACCGTGATCGAGAACATGCTCACCGCCTGGGGCATGAACGTCACGCAGGCCACCAATGGCCGCGAGGCGCTCAACATCCTGATGGCCAACCCGAATCAGGACGCCGAGTTCGAGCTCGCCCTGGTCGACATGAACATGCCCGAGCTGGATGGCCTGGGCCTGGCCGAAGCCCTGCGCAGCAGCGGCCGCTACCCCCATATCAAGATGATCCTGCTGTCGTCGGTATCCTCGCCGGACGACGTGCGCCGCGCCCAGGAAGCCGGCTTCCAGCGCTTCGTGGCCAAACCCTTGCGCAAGGCCGAACTGCGCCAGGCCATCCTGGGCATCTCGGCCGAACTGGGCAGCGACGTGGCCCACGAGGCCATCCGCATCTGCAAGAGCGTGCTGGTCGTGGAGGACAACTCCGTCAACCAGGAGGTCTGCAGCCAGATGCTGCGCCGCCTGGGTTGCGAGGTGAAGGTAGCCAACTCGGCGCTCGAAGGCCTGCGCAAGCTGGGTGAATACCGCTTCGACCTGGTGCTGATGGACATCCAGATGCCCGGCATGGACGGCGTGGAGGCCCTGAGCTGGTTCCGCCGCGGCTCGACCACCCGTTTCAAGTTCCTCACGCCGTCCGACACCCCGGTCATCGCGGTGACGGCCAATGCACTGGAAGGCGACGAGCAACGTTTCCTGGATCTGGGTTTTGACGACTACCTGTCCAAGCCCTTCCGCCAGAGCCAGTTGCAGAAGATCCTGATCGAGCACACCCACCCGGACGGCCTGGCCTCCGGCATGGCCAACGAAGAGCCCAGCACCGTCCCCATGGCCTTGCGCGATGTGGCTGATGCCCAACGAGACACCCAAGCCGGCGCCCTGCCAACCGCCGAGCCGCACGACGAGCCGAGCGAGCCCACCGTGCCCGCCGCGCTGGAGCCGCTTGCCGCAGCACCTGCCAGCGCGGTGGCTGACCACAGCGACCTGTTCGACGCCGAGGCCCTGCGCCGCCTGCGCGAACTCGACCCGCGGGGCGACAACCGCCTGATCGAGCGCGTGGCCAAGGCCTTCGAAACCTCGGTCGGCCGCCTGCTACCGCAGTTGGATGAAGCATTCAAGATGAATGACAGCGCGGCAATCATGCATGTTGCGCATACACTGAAGTCGTCCTCAGCCAGCATCGGCGCACTCAAGTTGTCACAAATGTGTGCCGAAATTGAAACCATGATCCGGCGCCAGACAGGAGAAGACTTGAGCACACGCATCCGCGAGGTTCCCATTGAGGCTGACCGCGTGCTCCTGGGCCTGCGGCAGATGCTGGAGACTTGA